One window from the genome of Musa acuminata AAA Group cultivar baxijiao chromosome BXJ1-4, Cavendish_Baxijiao_AAA, whole genome shotgun sequence encodes:
- the LOC135583338 gene encoding GDSL esterase/lipase At4g10955-like codes for MAKGSPEAAVNGGGGGEGTKSEAAELAAHPYDFHVSGPRNLSSPNWRDLIRSSWRDPNYKRMVIACFVQAVYLLELDRQEERTEENGLAPKWWKPSKYKLTQTLTDKRDGSIYGAVLEWDRSAALSELILMRPAGAPRAVLALRGTLLKSPTIRRDLEDDLRFLAWESLKGSVRFHGALEALKVMVDKFGSNNVCIGGHSLGAGFALQVGKALAKEGILVECHLFNPPSVSLAMSFRNIGEKAGFLWKKIKDSLPSKVQVAVDGEENAPVNGGKMFCNEIKKWVPHLYVNNSDYICCYYTDPSGAVVATDVSSDKAKMINSPGEVVAKLFVMNKGPQKFLEAHGLEQWWSDDMELQQALHHSKLIDRQLRSLYTAPPPSGKS; via the exons ATGGCGAAAGGCTCCCCTGAGGCAGCAGttaacggaggaggaggaggggaggggaCGAAGAGCGAGGCGGCGGAGTTGGCTGCCCACCCCTACGATTTCCATGTGTCTGGCCCCCGCAATCTCTCCTCCCCTAACTGGAGGGACCTCATTCGCTCCAGCTG GAGAGATCCAAACTACAAAAGGATGGTGATAGCATGTTTTGTTCAGGCGGTCTACTTGCTGGAACTTGACAGACAAGAAGAGAGAACCGAAGAGAATGGTCTTGCACCAAAATGGTGGAAACCATCTAAGTATAAGCTGACACAGACTCTAACGGACAAGAGAGATGGTTCCATATACGGTGCAGTTTTAGAATGGGACCGATCTGCCGCTTTATCAGAACTTATATTGATGAGACCAGCTGGTGCACCCAGGGCTGTTCTGGCACTCAGGGGGACATTACTGAAGAGTCCAACCATTAGAAGAGATTTAGAGGATGATCTCCGCTTCCTGGCATGGGAAAGCTTGAAAGGTTCGGTCAGGTTTCATGGAGCTCTCGAAGCACTTAAGGTGATGGTTGACAAATTTGGGAGCAACAATGTGTGTATCGGTGGGCATTCCTTGGGAGCTGGCTTTGCTCTACAAGTGGGAAAAGCATTGGCCAAAGAGGGGATTCTTGTGGAGTGCCATTTGTTTAATCCACCCTCGGTGTCATTAGCAATGAGCTTCAGAAATATCGGTGAAAAAGCTGGCTTTCTCTGGAAGAAAATTAAGGACAGTTTGCCTTCAAAAGTCCAAGTTGCAGTTGATGGCGAAGAGAATGCTCCTGTAAATGGAGGGAAGATGTTCTGCAATGAGATAAAGAAATGGGTGCCACATTTATATGTAAATAACAGTGACTATATCTGTTGTTACTACACTGACCCTTCTGGTGCTGTTGTCGCTACTGATGTTAGCTCAGACAAGGCCAAGATGATTAACAGTCCAGGAGAGGTAGTGGCAAAGCTTTTTGTCATGAACAAGGGGCCGCAGAAATTTCTTGAAGCTCATGGATTGGAGCAATGGTGGTCTGATGACATGGAACTCCAACAGGCTCTACACCACAGTAAGCTCATAGACAGGCAGCTAAGATCTTTATACACAGCTCCTCCACCATCTGGGAAGTCTTGA